The proteins below are encoded in one region of Sphaerodactylus townsendi isolate TG3544 linkage group LG06, MPM_Stown_v2.3, whole genome shotgun sequence:
- the IRAK4 gene encoding interleukin-1 receptor-associated kinase 4 isoform X1: MNNSITPSTYVRCLGYSMMRQLADFIDPQEGWKKLAADIKDPSGIDRYNQMHIRRFEALKHTGKSPTCELLYDWGTVNCTVSDLVDLLIRNQFLTPASLLLPDSVSVADSATVTLPLQETMPKCDLKTPLKKEQMISVVPFSTPDVGHLAVASGSLVTEKNTLHLNDSGLQSFLFHKLQSVTNNFDDRMVSAGGNKLGEGGFGVVYKGCINGRTVAVKKLCAVADVSLQDLKQQFEQEITIMAKCQHENLVELIGFSSDLDQPCLVYDYMPNGSLLDRLACLDDTAPIPWRTRCNIAQGAASGICYLHENNHIHRDVKSANILLTEELVPKLSDFGLARASVRFTQTIITDRIVGTAAYMAPEALRGEIGPKSDIFSFGVVLLEIITGLKPMDENRDPQLLLSIKEEIEDEEMTIEDYIDEKMSNWNLTSVEQMYAVSCQCLNEKKSLRPDIKMVKQHLQEMLVVSS, from the exons ATGAACAACTCCATAACACCTTCAACATATGTACGCTGCCTTGGCTACAGCATGATGAGGCAACTGGCAGATTTCATTGATCCACAGGAAGGGTGGAAGAAACTAGCAGCAGATATAAAAGATCCATCTGGTATAGACAGATACAACCAAATGCATATAAG GAGATTTGAAGCATTAAAGCATACAGGAAAGAGTCCCACCTGTGAATTGCTTTATGATTGGGGAACAGTAAACTGTACAGTTAGTGATCTGGTGGATCTGCTGATTAGAAATCAGTTTTTAACACCAGCCAGCCTTTTACTTCCAG ACTCTGTAAGTGTGGCAGACAGTGCTACAGTGACATTACCTTTACAAGAAACTATGCCAAAATGTGACCTAAAAACTCCtttaaagaaagaacaaatgaTATCTGTAGTGCCATTCTCGACTCCAGATGTTGGGCACCTTGCTGTGGCTTCTGGTAGCCTAGTGACAGAAAAGAACACTTTGCATTTGAATGACTCAG GGTTACAGAGTTTTTTGTTTCACAAGCTGCAAAGTGTTACAAATAACTTTGATGATCGAATGGTATCCGCCGGTGGTAACAAACTGGGTGAAGGAGGCTTTGGAGTTGTGTACAAAGGATGCATTAATGGCAGAACCGTGGCAGTGAAAAAACTTTGTGCT GTGGCTGATGTAAGCCTTCAAGACCTGAAGCAGCAGTTTGAGCAAGAAATAACGATCATGGCAAA ATGTCAGCATGAGAACCTAGTAGAATTGATTGGTTTTTCTAGTGACTTGGACCAGCCATGTCTAGTTTATGATTATATGCCCAATGGATCATTACTTGACAGACTAGCTTGTCTG GATGATACTGCACCAATTCCTTGGAGAACCAGGTGTAATATTGCTCAAGGTGCAGCCAGTGGCATTTGCTATTTACATGAAAATAACCACATTCACAGAGATGTTAAAAG tgcaAATATCTTACTGACAGAGGAGCTGGTACCTAAACTTTCTGACTTTGGACTTGCAAGGGCATCAGTAAGGTTCACACAGACCATCATAACAGACAGAATAGTAGGGACAGCTGCATATATGGCACCAGAAGCTTTGCGTGGAGAAATAGGCCCTAAATCAGACATTTTCAGCTTTGGTGTG GTTTTACTTGAAATAATAACAGGGCTTAAACCCATGGATGAAAACCGGGATCCGCAATTACTG TTGAGTATCAAAGAGGAAATAGAAGATGAAGAAATGACTATTGAAGATTACATTGATGAGAAGATGAGCAACTGGAACCTCACATCAGTGGAACAGATGTATGCAGTTTCTTGCCAGTGCCTGAATGAAAAGAAGAGCCTGAGGCCGGATATTAAGATG GTCAAGCAACACTTACAAGAAATGTTGGTGGTGTCGTCTTAA
- the IRAK4 gene encoding interleukin-1 receptor-associated kinase 4 isoform X2 gives MPKCDLKTPLKKEQMISVVPFSTPDVGHLAVASGSLVTEKNTLHLNDSGLQSFLFHKLQSVTNNFDDRMVSAGGNKLGEGGFGVVYKGCINGRTVAVKKLCAVADVSLQDLKQQFEQEITIMAKCQHENLVELIGFSSDLDQPCLVYDYMPNGSLLDRLACLDDTAPIPWRTRCNIAQGAASGICYLHENNHIHRDVKSANILLTEELVPKLSDFGLARASVRFTQTIITDRIVGTAAYMAPEALRGEIGPKSDIFSFGVVLLEIITGLKPMDENRDPQLLLSIKEEIEDEEMTIEDYIDEKMSNWNLTSVEQMYAVSCQCLNEKKSLRPDIKMVKQHLQEMLVVSS, from the exons ATGCCAAAATGTGACCTAAAAACTCCtttaaagaaagaacaaatgaTATCTGTAGTGCCATTCTCGACTCCAGATGTTGGGCACCTTGCTGTGGCTTCTGGTAGCCTAGTGACAGAAAAGAACACTTTGCATTTGAATGACTCAG GGTTACAGAGTTTTTTGTTTCACAAGCTGCAAAGTGTTACAAATAACTTTGATGATCGAATGGTATCCGCCGGTGGTAACAAACTGGGTGAAGGAGGCTTTGGAGTTGTGTACAAAGGATGCATTAATGGCAGAACCGTGGCAGTGAAAAAACTTTGTGCT GTGGCTGATGTAAGCCTTCAAGACCTGAAGCAGCAGTTTGAGCAAGAAATAACGATCATGGCAAA ATGTCAGCATGAGAACCTAGTAGAATTGATTGGTTTTTCTAGTGACTTGGACCAGCCATGTCTAGTTTATGATTATATGCCCAATGGATCATTACTTGACAGACTAGCTTGTCTG GATGATACTGCACCAATTCCTTGGAGAACCAGGTGTAATATTGCTCAAGGTGCAGCCAGTGGCATTTGCTATTTACATGAAAATAACCACATTCACAGAGATGTTAAAAG tgcaAATATCTTACTGACAGAGGAGCTGGTACCTAAACTTTCTGACTTTGGACTTGCAAGGGCATCAGTAAGGTTCACACAGACCATCATAACAGACAGAATAGTAGGGACAGCTGCATATATGGCACCAGAAGCTTTGCGTGGAGAAATAGGCCCTAAATCAGACATTTTCAGCTTTGGTGTG GTTTTACTTGAAATAATAACAGGGCTTAAACCCATGGATGAAAACCGGGATCCGCAATTACTG TTGAGTATCAAAGAGGAAATAGAAGATGAAGAAATGACTATTGAAGATTACATTGATGAGAAGATGAGCAACTGGAACCTCACATCAGTGGAACAGATGTATGCAGTTTCTTGCCAGTGCCTGAATGAAAAGAAGAGCCTGAGGCCGGATATTAAGATG GTCAAGCAACACTTACAAGAAATGTTGGTGGTGTCGTCTTAA